One Rhodoferax sp. GW822-FHT02A01 genomic window, GCACAGCCCCTGGCCGCTCAAATGCGCCCGCCCATCAAAGTCCGGCAGCGTAGCCCGCTTGGCAAACTTGTTCCAAGGGCAGACCAGCTGGCAGTCGTCGCAGCCATAGATGTGGTTGCCCATCAAGGGCCTGAGCTCCAGCGGAATGGAGCCTGCATGCTCAATGGTCAGGTAAGAGATGCAACGCCGTGCATCCAGCCGATACGGGGCCACGATGGCGCGAGTCGGGCAGACGTCCATGCAGGCGCTGCAACTGCCGCAATGGTCCTGCACCGGCACCGATTCAGGCAAAGCGCGGTCTACATAGATTTCGCCCAGGAAAAACATGGAGCCGGCCTCCCGGTTGAGCACCAGCGTGTGCTTGCCACGCCAGCCCTGTCCGCTGCGCACAGCCAGCTCGGCCTCCAGCACGGGGGCGGAGTCGGTGAACACGCGGTAGCCCAAAGGCCCTGCCTGCAGCACGATCGCATCGGCCAACTTCTGCAGGCGGCCGCGCAGAACCTTGTGGTAGTCCCGCCCCCGGGCGTAGAGCGACACTATGCCTTCCCCGCTTTGCTGCAGCCTACCCAGTTCCTGTGCCGACCAGTCGTCAGGCGCTGTGGCCGGCAGGTAGTCCATGCGTGCGGTGATGACGCTCACCGTGCCGGGCACCAGCTCGGCCGGTCGCGCACGCTTGAGGCCGTGACTGGTCATGTAATGCATGTCGCCGTGGAATCCACGCTCCAACCATGCGAGCAATCCAGGCTCGGCAGAACGCAAATCCACACCGCTCACGCCAATTTGGGAGAATCCAAGCTGGCGAGCCGTTGCGCGTATGTGTGCAACCAGTGCCGTATCGAATGGAGTGCTGTGGATCATCAACTGCCTATTGTAGAAACCGGAGCGTCCCAAGGGCTTGGAACCCGTGCTAGCGCGCCCTCGCTCACCTTGCACTGGGCCAATGAATCGGCCACGCAAACCTTTGCGCAAGCGCTGGCTCAGCAGCCACAACTTGGCAATGCCTTCATTACCTTGCGTGGAGACTTGGGCGCGGGCAAGACCACGCTGACGCGTTACCTGTTGCAGGCCCTGGGGGTAACCGGGCGCATCAAGAGCCCTACCTACACCATTGTGGAGACCTATGAAACGGACCGCTGCGCCGTCTCCCACTTTGACTTCTACCGCTTCAACGACCCACAGGAATGGGAAGACGCCGGCTTTCGCGACATCTTTGCCAGCCCCGGCCTGAAGCTGGCAGAGTGGCCACAAAAGGCCGCCGGACTGCTGCCCGTGGCCGACCTGGACATCCATCTGGAAACCGATGCTGACGGCGTACGCCGGGTCACACTCAATGCCCACACGCCAGTCGGTGAGGAACTGCTGCAGGGGTTGACCCCATCTGGCGAAGGTGCCAAGCCAT contains:
- the queG gene encoding tRNA epoxyqueuosine(34) reductase QueG translates to MIHSTPFDTALVAHIRATARQLGFSQIGVSGVDLRSAEPGLLAWLERGFHGDMHYMTSHGLKRARPAELVPGTVSVITARMDYLPATAPDDWSAQELGRLQQSGEGIVSLYARGRDYHKVLRGRLQKLADAIVLQAGPLGYRVFTDSAPVLEAELAVRSGQGWRGKHTLVLNREAGSMFFLGEIYVDRALPESVPVQDHCGSCSACMDVCPTRAIVAPYRLDARRCISYLTIEHAGSIPLELRPLMGNHIYGCDDCQLVCPWNKFAKRATLPDFDGRAHLSGQGLCHLLDWTEAQFLQYTEGGPIRRIGHERWLRNVAVALGNALRNEPDSTLRQSMHDALQRRAAHESALVREHVQWALEQNTTLG
- the tsaE gene encoding tRNA (adenosine(37)-N6)-threonylcarbamoyltransferase complex ATPase subunit type 1 TsaE, encoding MHWANESATQTFAQALAQQPQLGNAFITLRGDLGAGKTTLTRYLLQALGVTGRIKSPTYTIVETYETDRCAVSHFDFYRFNDPQEWEDAGFRDIFASPGLKLAEWPQKAAGLLPVADLDIHLETDADGVRRVTLNAHTPVGEELLQGLTPSGEGAKP